In the genome of Rhodamnia argentea isolate NSW1041297 chromosome 3, ASM2092103v1, whole genome shotgun sequence, one region contains:
- the LOC125314366 gene encoding F-box protein At5g03100-like, giving the protein MAGTNVHGVIHRKSSGDRPSRTEGNRAPPLRPRDLISALPDDVICRIFSFLLLEDVVKTSVLSKWWRSTWTTTNHLVFHGFHGLQRRNHGTYTFDFPSLVDSVLIRCTSPSVKSFHITHFKYDEACRPKLDLWLRFAEACCVEDFRLLLITGLQFLYKLPPFLYCLSWLVRLEVGLCCFSLSTTIRWPCLKVLLIEYSELSDDILERIVRGSPILESLELHWCRGVKNIIIDSMSVKELVLIGDSFSNTEKLWAPRLLSLRVSGRHSSMFRLDDISSLVEAKIDFDVPGDMMMCCDLLTKLLEKLCEVPKITIGGWCLQILYVLEMKGVLSPLSNCQNLILRARVCQWDLPGIAYMLQSFQCLEKLVIYLTGLSLLKFGVDKEFEARFNFDEEDLLRSRKGNFQCLAKHLKRVEIISFANSFGSKHLLALIKFLLGDTLGLEKMIIKADLHAQHGQKRLETADLFKVLSVSRNVLSYRRASQNAEVIFKFPCK; this is encoded by the exons ATGGCGGGGACCAACGTCCACGGCGTCATCCACCGCAAATCCTCCGGCGACCGGCCGAGTCGCACAGAAGGAAACCGAGCTCCTCCTTTGAGGCCTAGGGATCTCATCAGCGCCTTGCCAGACGACGTGATCTGCCGCATCTTCTCGTTCCTGCTGCTCGAAGACGTCGTCAAGACCAGCGTCCTCTCCAAGTGGTGGCGGTCCACTTggaccaccaccaaccacctcgTTTTCCATGGTTTCCATGGACTCCAGCGCCGCAATCACGGCACCTACACCTTTGACTTCCCGTCCCTTGTTGACAGCGTCCTGATTCGGTGCACCTCGCCCTCGGTGAAGAGTTTCCACATCACCCACTTCAAGTACGACGAGGCCTGCCGCCCCAAGCTCGACCTCTGGCTCCGCTTCGCGGAGGCGTGCTGCGTGGAGGATTTTCGCCTGCTTCTGATTACCGGGCTGCAGTTCTTGTATAAACTGCCGCCGTTCTTGTATTGCTTGAGCTGGTTGGTGCGCCTGGAAGTTGGTTTGTGCTGTTTTTCGTTGAGTACTACCATTAGGTGGCCTTGTCTTAAGGTCCTGTTGATTGAATATTCGGAGTTGAGTGATGATATCCTAGAGAGAATTGTCAGGGGAAGTCCTATTTTAGAGTCTCTCGAGTTACATTGGTGCAGGGGTGTGAAGAACATTATCATAGATTCGATGAGTGTGAAAGAGTTGGTGCTCATCGGCGACAGCTTCTCTAACACAGAGAAACTTTGGGCTCCACGTTTGCTGTCGTTGCGTGTATCAGGTCGTCATTCTTCCATGTTCAGACTCGACGATATATCTTCTTTGGTTGAAGCCAAGATAGATTTTGATGTGCCTGGTGACATGATGATGTGCTGTGATTTGCTAACGAAACTTCTTGAGAAGCTATGCGAAGTTCCTAAGATCACCATTGGCGGTTGGTGTTTGCAG ATTCTGTACGTGTTGGAGATGAAAGGAGTGCTATCTCCATTGTCAAATTGTCAGAATCTGATACTACGCGCACGAGTTTGTCAATGGGACCTTCCTGGCATAGCGTACATGCTACAAAGTTTCCAATGCctggaaaaattagtcatatatCTGACTGGCCTCTCCCTATTGAAA TTTGGGGTTGACAAAGAATTTGAAGCACGTTTTAACTTTGACGAAGAAGATCTTTTGCGTTCACGGAAGGGAAACTTTCAATGTTTGGCAAAACATCTCAAGAGAGTGGAGATCATCAGTTTTGCTAATAGTTTTGGGTCGAAACATCTGCTGGCCCtgattaagtttcttcttggTGATACACTTGGGCTGGAGAAGATGATTATCAAGGCTGATTTGCATGCGCAACATGGACAAAAACGTCTAGAGACAGCTGATCTTTTCAAAGTACTTAGTGTGAGCCGAAATGTGCTCAGCTATCGAAGAGCTTCCCAAAATGCTGAAGTTATCTTTAAATTTCCTTGTAAATAG
- the LOC125313996 gene encoding F-box protein At5g03100-like: MAENSVHGSIHREYAGDRPNRTKENPHPPPSPLKRSSSPRDFISPLPDAAIHRIFSFLPLRDAVKTSVLFKRWRSTWTTTTDLVFDGQIGTLGFPSLVDKVLSQCTSPTVKKFHLTDFRYDEPDRPKVDLWLRFAAGHPVEELHLRPSFFSPVKYELPQFLYSLSWLARLEVSLCCFSLGGIIRWPCLKTLVIEYSELSDDILEGIFSGSPVLESVQFRGCKGVKNIIIDSTSVKELVLNDHWFSNPDRIWAPHVQSLRVLGRWYHDSMFRLDDVSSLVEAELVFSIRIRTGTLVSDKKRMCCDLVKGFFEKLHGVPTITIGGWCLQILSLLELEGLPSPFFKCQNLILHGPVSQWDLPGIAYLLKSSQCLEKLDIVLTDLPLQLDLFEESAERFNFDEGDFLPSRKGNFDFLVKHLKRVEIIGFGANSFGSKHLLALIKFLLGEALVLEKLIIKTELPTCHGQKCLDAAVLSKLLGTSRNVLRYQRASKNAEVIFDYPFE, translated from the exons ATGGCGGAGAACTCCGTGCACGGCTCCATCCACCGCGAATACGCCGGCGACCGGCCGAATCGCACCAAAGAAAACCCacatcctcctccttctcctttgaaacGGAGTAGTAGCCCTAGGGATTTCATCAGCCCCTTGCCAGACGCCGCGATCCACCGCATCTTCTCGTTTCTGCCCCTCCGAGACGCCGTCAAGACCAGCGTCCTCTTCAAGCGCTGGCGGTCAACTtggaccaccaccaccgaccTTGTCTTCGATGGACAGATCGGTACCTTGGGCTTCCCGTCCCTCGTCGACAAAGTCCTGAGCCAGTGCACCTCGCCCACGGTGAAGAAATTCCACCTCACCGACTTCAGGTACGATGAGCCCGACCGCCCCAAGGTCGACCTATGGCTTCGCTTCGCGGCGGGACACCCTGTGGAGGAGCTCCACCTGAGGCCGTCTTTCTTCTCGCCGGTAAAGTATGAACTGCCGCAGTTCTTGTATAGCTTGAGTTGGTTGGCGCGTCTGGAAGTCAGTTTGTGCTGTTTCTCATTGGGTGGGATTATTAGGTGGCCATGTCTTAAGACTTTGGTGATCGAATATTCAGAGTTGAGTGATGATATACTTGAAGGAATTTTCAGTGGAAGTCCTGTTTTAGAGTCCGTTCAGTTCCGCGGGTGCAAAGGAGTGAAGAACATTATAATAGATTCAACAAGCGTGAAAGAGTTGGTACTCAACGATCACTGGTTCTCTAATCCGGACAGAATTTGGGCCCCGCATGTGCAGTCACTGCGTGTATTAGGCAGATGGTATCATGATTCCATGTTCAGACTTGACGATGTATCTTCTTTGGTTGAAGCTGAGTTAGTTTTTTCCATTCGAATTCGAACTGGAACTCTTGTATCTGATAAAAAGAGGATGTGCTGCGACTTGGTGAAGGGATTTTTTGAGAAGCTGCACGGAGTACCTACAATCACCATTGGCGGTTGGTGCTTGCAG ATTCTGTCCCTTTTGGAGTTGGAAGGACTGCCTTCTCCATtcttcaaatgtcagaacctgaTACTACATGGGCCAGTTAGTCAATGGGACCTTCCCGGGATAGCATACTTGCTAAAAAGTTCACAGTGCCTGGAAAAATTAGACATAGTCCTGACTGACCTCCCCCTTCAG CTTGACCTCTTTGAAGAATCTGCAGAACGTTTTAACTTTGACGAAGGAGATTTTTTACCATCACGGAAGGGGAACTTCGACTTTTTGGTAAAACATCTCAAGAGAGTTGAGATCATCGGTTTTGGAGCTAATAGTTTTGGGTCAAAACATCTGCTCGCCCtgattaagtttcttcttggGGAAGCACTTGTGCTGGAGAAGTTGATTATCAAGACTGAATTGCCCACATGCCACGGACAAAAATGCCTTGACGCTGCTGTTCTGTCGAAACTACTTGGCACGAGCCGAAACGTACTCAGATATCAAAGAGCTTCCAAAAATGCCGAGGTTATCTTTGATTATCCTTTCGAATAG